tacaaaaacacatttacttgatgAACAGTACAGGTGCAAAGTTTGATAACAGAATGATGGTTTGCGCTGTTTATGCCGTCATTCTCTTATCAAACTTTGCAACATTTGCCGTTAGACAGACGGCTCCTGGCAACTGCCAGTCTTATTAGAATGATGCCATCTATAGGGAGACAATGCCCCTGCTTGAACCGTTTCAATGATATAATTTCCTTAGTCAGATTCTGGGATAGATGGATTACATCGTCCCCCATTGCTCTTGCTATGTTTGGGGTTCCACCTGGCTCTATGCTGAGTCTGTTTAATATTCCAGAGTACCTGCAAGTCACCAGTCCAGGGTTCCTTCAGTAGTCACACCTGCATATCCCTCTGGCTCCCATAGTTTGAGCATACATACTGAACATCAAACCCCTAACCTTCCTCTGCCATCAACGACCATGCTTTTCCGCCTCTTGTGTGGCGGCCGCCACTTCTGACGAGTTCTTGGAGTTGTGCATCTTGTGCTGGCTGCTGTCGGTGGAACGTGGCCGCAGGGTGGCCCGCCCCCGGAGGCCTGCAAGGCCGCGACGCAGCTCCTTGCGGATGTTGTCGCTGGAAAGCACATAGAGGATGGGGTTGATGGCGCTGTTGAAGGTGGACAGGCCCAGGGAGATAGTGTAAGGGGTATAGAGGCTTTCCTGGAAATGGCACTTCTGCAGCTCGGTGAAGTGGAAGGTGACTGCGCGCAGCAGCAGAATGACATGGTATGGCGCGAAGCACACCAGGAAGAGGACCACCACGGCGAACGCCAAGTAGCGCACCCGCTCCTTCTGGCACTGCCGTAGCCCTGTGCTAGCCTGCACGTTGGCCAGGATAGCACGGTTAGTAACCACCAGCACAACCAAGGGGAACAGGAAGCCAATGACGAAGCGGGCATAGTTGAAACCCGTCACGGTGGACGTGCCCTTGCCTGGCTCGAAGCAGCGCCGCTGCCCCTCTGCCGCATCGCCCTCTGGCATGGTAAACACCGGCACGTGGCCCACGAACACCACCAAGACGATGGCCACGGTAACTGCAACCGCCAGTCTCTGTCGGCGAAGGCCGCGCGACTCCACGGCGTAGACCACGGCCACGTATCTGTCACTGGAGACGCAGCACAGCAGGAAGATGCTGATGTACATGTTGTTGAAGAAGAAGTAGCCCGTCACCTTGCAAGCCATTGAGCTCCAGCGCCATTGGTGGCCCGCGTTCACGTAGTTGGCCCACATGGGCAGGGTGCAGAGGTACATGAGGTCACACACGGACAAACTCAACAGGTAGATGCCCAGGACATTTTTGCGGCGCACCTGGAGGAAGGTCAGGTAGACAGTAGCGATATTGGCAGGCAGCCCGATGACCAGCACCACACTGTAAAGCACCACCAGGGGCACGCGGTCCTCTTCGTAGTTCGGGGTGCACGGGGGAGCATCAGTGCTACAGTTGATGGCAGCCACGCTGGTCTGAGTCACACTCGGGTCATGCATGATGTCtgaagggtaaagagagagagggaaaaaaagaaGTCACATTTCCCATTTCGGTATGCCAAAATGTATGTAAATACAAATTAGGAAACCACAGGATTAACTCTAAATCACTCTATTTGCAGACCCTTTTTCCAGAGACTTTTCCAGGTAATTCATATTGGCTGGATATCTGCGGAACAAATCATGCTTATAGATGGCCTTTGGTTGTAAGGTAACTTAATAAAAGTATTTTAATATTGATCACAATTGGAGTTAATGGTTTATTTCCAAGCTTTTTTTTTGGTCTTTGTCTTCTGTTAATGTGATAGACTTTACCTAACTtacatacacatacagagacatacaCATAATTACTCTCTGTATTCACAGGAAAGGCCTTATAACCCTCCCCTTAGGGGGCACTAAAGGACTAATGAGTAAGTTGCTCAAAGGATACAGAAGCTGAGTCATATGCATTGTGGGTTACATGCATGACTATGTGCGACTGTCCAAAAGTGGCAACATGGTTTAAAGTCAGCCCTCGGATTTATGAAAATTTGCATGTGAGTTGTCAAGGAATATTCAGAAAACATTGCACTTAGCATGTTGAGTtgttagcatgttagcatgtGCTCATTTTCATTTTCCGTTGTGTGAACACAACCCTAGGTTTGTAAAGGGAGACGGTACTGGACTGCCCCTTTAGGTGTCTGGCTTCCTCATGGTTTGTTCTTTACTTTAACATTAGGGACTTTTTCACTGTAGCCTTATACTTCTCTTTCTGGGGATTGCCTCATACTTTCTGAGAGAAATTGTCTCCTTTCAGAAATTGCTTTCCAAATAAAGCTGAATCTAAACCTAATTGTAACACCGCCCTTGagtatttctctccctcctctcggaAATAGTTGTTCAAATAATTGTAACACTGCTCAtttttctatactgaacaaaaatgtcaacgattttactgagttacagttcatataaggaaatcaatcaatgaaaaataaataaattaggccctatatcgatttcacatgacttggcaTGGCTGGGCCTGGGTGGGCCCAGGCCCACCCAGtggggagccagacccagccaatcagaatgagtcttTCCTCACAAAAGTGCTTTATTAGAGACAGAaacactcctcagtttcatcagctgtccgggtggctagtctcagacaatcccgcaggtaaagaagctggatgtgaaggtactgggctggcgtggttacacgtggtctgcatttgtgaggccggttggatgtactgccaaattgtctaaaacgacgttggaggcagcttatggtagacaaATGAACATCAGATTCTGGTGgagattcctgcagtcagcatgccaattgcatgctctctcaaaacttgagacatctgtggcattgtgttgtgtgacaaaactgcacattttagtggacttttattgcccccagcacaaggtgcacctatgcaATGACAATGCTGTTGAaccaacttcttgatatgccacacctgtcaggtggatggattatcttggcaaaggagaaatactaacagggatgttaacaaatttgtgcacaaaatgtgagagaaataagctttttgtgcgtatggaacatttatgggatcttttatttcagctaatgaaacatgggaccaacacttaacacgttgcgtttatatttttgttcagtatcattgtattatttcaccttttcatCCCCTCTTTGCTTAGCAACATCTGTGCCTGAACAGAaatctaaccacacacacacacacacacacacacacacacacacacacacacacacacacacacacacacacacacacacacacacacacacacacacacacacacacacacacacaacagagctCTAACTGTATGTGGTGTAGGCTACGACCAGCTTTTAACCACTCACAGCAAAACAACAACTCTAACCCAGGACCCACCCCCAccagttctctctcgctctctcttccgcCTCTTATCCAAGCCCCAAAGCTTAACAAGGCATCGCCTGAAAAATTCATCACACATctcagaggagaaaggaggggaaaTGCTGTAGATGGAAAAACAAGTGCGCCACTGGCTACACGTGAATGATAGATATCATAGTCATCAATTATATTAGATTAGAATACATCTGAAATCTAATGAAGATTTACACCTACAAATTACTGAGAATGGAGGAGGTTTTGCAATTGATCAATGAATGAGGACATGATGAATTAGGGTATTTTTGAACAGCAAACTAGCCAACTGGTGATAACCAGTTCAGACATTTTAATTGTTGAGTGACCTGAGTCAAAGGAGTGATTTAATTAAACTTCACTCTAAGCCAAGGCAAAGAGAGTCTTTTTTTACTGAAAACGTCTGAGGTTTAACCCTGcagtcacacagttgacagtcccTGTGATGTGCTGAGGAGAAATGAACAAATTGAACCAGCCCAGTCTTTACTTGATAAAATAATATTACTCACTTCTGAAATGAGTATAGGGTCAAGAAGCCTTGTTTTACCATTTTACTTGTGACTGGTACAATCACCACGAACAAGAGCGACACTCATCTGTGGCTGTTCAATATCGATGCTTAAATAAGACATTGTTCATTTCCCAGTTACATTTCAAATAAGATGGGTTAATGAATGGATCACTACAGCATTGGAAAAACAAGCATCGGGGAGCTGCTGCCTGGCAAGTGAGACAAGGAGCTGATACTGTAGATTAGACAAATGTACATTTGAATCATTAATACAGTACTACAAGTAACGTATATTCATTTTACACGAAATTTACCATTCAGAATTCATAGCCCAGGCTGTATAGCTTCTACTGAACAATGAACCATGACATTGGTTCAGTCAGTGCAttgacataatatatatatatatatatatatatatgtcatggTTCATTGTTCAGTAGAAGCTATACAGCCTGGGATATAATTTCATAAATtctgaattgtaaataaataaatatatatatatatttatattatctCTGAAACCAAGCTTGTGCGCTGAAATAGAATCCCCACTAGACACTTTGGATCGATATTGAAAGAAAGCGGGGTTACTCGGCCTGCTGTAAGGCTTTGTCTTCATTGTGTTACATGCTCTGTTTCCTGACACACATCAACGGTTAAGGAGGACACGATTACTTTCGGAGAAAATGTCACATTTTCTTAATGTATCGCCTGCCATAAGTGAGAGTGATGCACGCTCATTTCACACCCGTTAATCTGGGTGCTCCGGACATATTTGGGGAGAGGAGGTCTCAGGGCCTCTTTCAACTCACTTGATAGTTTGAATGGGAGAcatgtaggtctacattataTCTAGGCTAGCCAGTGTACGGGATGGGACACACATTATTATGAGAATAGGGTTAAGATATAACGGGCCGAGTTCGCGTGTCGTGACCTCTTTCAATAGCATTCCTTCCCTTTGGACAGAATTAGTGTCACATTACTTGACATACAATGTCAACATGTATTTTTATAAACAACATGCACTGCAAGGTTACAACAACAACCTGACTGATGAAAAATAGTTTACTATTTTAGATTTCGGCTGTGATTTTGGAACAAAAAAAGACAAGGCATTGCCAGACAATTTCAATTAAAAACTTACAATGACATATATTCATTACATATTGATAATCCCTTTGTTTCCAATAACAAATAACACACTAAAtcgttgtaagtcgctctggataagagcgtctgctaaatgacttaaatgtaaatgtaacaaggTGGCAAGCTGAACAGCTACGATATGCTTGCTTATTTTATTGGGCACTTAATACTGAATAGCCGCCTGGAATGTACATTCACAATTGCTTTCTAATGCTAATAAAAATTAAGGTAGCAGGCTAACCACCAATACTCACTATTTTATTTCATTTCCGTGTATGGGTAAAATTACCCAATGTCGGCTACAACAATAACAGCTAATGCAGCAGACCCCCAACTGAATTCTCAACCACCCACCCATAGATGAATGAGTGACTATTGCTCGTCACTACCAGTGACTGAGGTGACCTGCACTGCGAAGGAACGCGCACTAACGACCTGGGCGAGAGCTAATGTTAAATGAATCATTTCCTAAAAGTTACAATTATCACCATCACACATATCAACATTTGTCAGATAAACTCACCGTTTAGCTGTATCGTCTCTTGAAATCTGTAAAAAGTGTTCATTCATTGCTGTCTGAAAGAGATGCTTGTTCCACCTTCATACATGCTATATTCAGAAACGGTTAAAAAGCTGTCTGCAAGAGATGCTTGTTCCACCTTAATACATGCTATATTCAGACACGGTTAAAAAGCTGTCTGCAAGAGATGCTTGTTCCACCTTAATACATGCTATATTCAGACACGGTTAAAAAGCTGTCTGCAAGAGATGCTTGTTCCACCTTCATACATGCTATATTCAGAAACGGTTAAAAAGCTGTCTGCACGTCCACCTACGCGCACAGGGAGGTCCTAGTCCTCGCGCTCTCAAGTGTCACGTGGTTTGATCTAGTAATATCAAGTGACagacaattatttatttactgcTCCAGTGAACTCTGGCTACCACCTCCTCATAAAAAATGTATTGCAATTACCTATTGAAAAAGACATGCATAAGCACATGCAATATTTTTTTGCGCTGTATACAGCTACATTTATTTTACCTGCTTGACAATCTGGCTTCATTTAACACATCTCTACAATATAAATGAATAGTGTAAATATGTGGCTATTGAATTAATCCAAAATGTTgttttaaacaacaacaaaaaaataacccTACAATAAATGAATCGGGCTACATGCAACTGAGCTGCTAAAGTGAATAGCCTACAGACAATAAACTCCACTGATAACACACTAGTAAAGTTAACTATTTGAATTTCAGTTGGTTTCAGAGCTCAATTTGTAAAACAAAACCAGGTATCATTTACTCAATGGTTAATGATTAAAAAATGCAGGCCATTGCACAAAATGTTAGAGCCAACATCAGGAGCCATATCTGAGCTAACTGCTCTGACATTTCTGTTGATGTTTTTTACTTAGTCTTCTGTGTAAAAACAGAAGGACATGCATTAGTGTTAACATTTAGACAATGCCGAAGGATATTGTTTAAGTAATTAAATAGCCTATGGCAATGGTTAGTGGGCCCACTGCTTGTGTTGTTCTGAACTTGCCCCACTCCTGAACTTACTAGCAGCCTACAAACCTAGATAAAATTGCACAAAAACATGGCCAAAAACAAGACAGCACAGAGACATGTTTTCAAAAGAGGAACTGAAAGAATAAAAGAAGAAAGAATTCTCAATCCAAATAACTTACATtccattccaagatggcgtagcagtcagacgtctttgtcgtcgtcttgtcgtgtcccatgtatatacctttttatatatttttctttgcatatcttttttatattttactaaacctcaacttcaaaatactcttctgcaacccgcctcacccaatgtggtgtggatctgctTTTTTTCGACAGTATTTTTCTTTACTTCTGAACCGgaatcccccaacagaagctagccagctaactagctactagctagctaaccactgctagcggtctacagctaacctttagctcgaaAAACTCTCGCCAGTTTCCACAACGCAATTCAAACCatagcataccggacctattttctctccatatccccggattcctaccgcaagctctgaatcttttcacctggatcatcgcagctagctagctgcaatccaagtggctactcctggctaacgtctctgtcccgaagcaagcaccaattagcctggagctagcccatgctaggcctatctcccggctagctaaagaggtccatcagccactccgggcctactgtattattgactgtatgtttgtttattccatgtgtaactctatgttgttgtatgtgtcgaactgctttgccaggtcgcagttgcaaatgagaacttgttctcaactagcctacctggttaaataaaggtgaaataaaaataaataaaaaacaatacctgttttgccaattggcccggacccgttttactgccggtACGGAgctccttcacgactggactaccgacgtaatctgcccgagggggttattcagctgtctaaagcatatcggactgttagctgaataggtccatcggccaatttcttgggccactatacctattttgccaattggcctggaccccttttactacACGAAGCCCTGCTTATCCATCAAGACTGGACTACTGACGTAATCTGCCTgagttttttttttctccaacaGGCCCATctgtcgcgacgtcccctgaatgcccatctgctagcctgctagccgcggcccgctagctgtctagagcatattggactgttagctgaagagctccatcggccaatttcttgggccactatacctattttgccaactgGACTGGGCCCCTTTGCTACACGGAACCttactaatccatcacgactggtctatcgacgtaaCCGCACGAGGAGGCTCCGCACGAGGAGGCCATAACAGACTTCCTCCGTTGTgatgtccctctaaggcccttctgctagcttgctagccccggcctgctacctgtctgaatcgccgtgtcttcAGCCAGCCTAACtgctcactggacccctatgatcactcggctacgcatgcctctccctaatgtcaatataccttgtccattactgttctggttagtgattattgtcttatttcactgtagagcctccagcactgctcaatatgccttagccaaacctttagttccacctcccacacatgcggtgacatcaGCTGGTTtaaatgtttctagagacaatgtctctctcatcatcactcaatgcctaggtttacctccactgtattcacatcctaccatacctttgtctgtacattataccttgaagctagtttatcgcccccagaaacctgctccttttacgctatgttccggacgtcctagacgaccaattctcatagcttttagtcgtacccttatcctactcctcctctgttcctctggtgatgtagaggtgaatccaggccctgcagtgcctagctccactcctattccccaggcgctctcttttgatgacttctgtaaccgtaataattttcatgcatgttaacattagaagcctcctccctaagtttgttttattcactgctttagcacactctgccaacccggatgtcctagccgtgtctgaatcctggcttaggaagaccacaaataactctgaaatctccatccctagctacaacattttccgacaagatagaacggccaaagggggcggtgttgcaatctactgcagtgatagcctgcagagttctgtcctactatccaggtctgtacccaaacaatttgaacttctacttttaaaaatccacctctctaaatataagtctctcaccgttgccgcctgctatagaccaccctctgaccccagctgtgctctggacaccatatgtgaactgattgccccccatctatcttcagagcccgtgctgttaggtgacctaaactgggacatgcttaacaccccagccatcctacaatctaagcttgatgccctcaatctcacacaaattatcaatgaacctaccaggtaccaccccaaagccgtaaacacgggcaccctcatagccaacttgccctctaaatacacctctgctgttttcaaccaagatctcagcgatcactgcctcattgcctgcatccgtaatgggtcagcggtcaaacgacctccactcatcactgtcaaacgttccctgaaacacttcagcgagcagaccTTTcgaatcgacctggcccgggtatcctggaaggatattgacctcatcccgtcagtagaggatacctggttattttttttaatgcctaccccaccatcttaaataagcatgccccattcaagaaatttagaaccaggaacagatatagcccttggttctctccagacctgactgcccttaaccaacacaaaaacatcctgtggcgttctgcattagcatcgaacagcccccgtgatatgcaacttttcagggaagttagaaaccaatatacacaggcagttagaaaagccatggctatctttttcaagcagaaatttgcttcctgcaacacaaactcaaaaaagttctgggacactgtaaagtccatggagaataagagcacctcctcccagctgcccactgcactgaggataggaaactctgtcaccaccgataaatccactataattgaaaacttcaataagcatttttctacggctggccatgctttccacctggctacccctaccccggtcaacagcactgcaccccccacggCAATTctcccaagccttccccatttctccttctcccaaatccagtcagctgatgctctgaaagagctgcaaaatctggacccctacaaatcagccgggctagacaatctggaccctttctttctaaaactatctgccaaaattgttgcaacccctattactagcctgttcaacctctctttcgtgttgtctgagattcccaaagggggggaaactcttgacccaaactgctacagacctatatctatcctaccctgcctttccaaggtctttgaaagccaagtcaacaaacagattaccgaccatttcgaatcccatcgcaccttctccgctatgcaatctggtttcagagctgctcatgagtgcacctcagccacgctcaaagtcctaaacgatatcttaaccgacatcaataagaaacaatactgtgcagccgtattcattgacctggccaaggctttcgactctgtcaatcaccacatcctcatcgacagactcaatagccttggtttctcaattgattgcctcgtctggttcaccaactacttctctgatagagttcaatgtgtcaaatcggagggcctgttgtccgggcctctggcagtctctatgggggtaccacagggatcaattcttgggccgactctcttctctgtatacatcaatgatgtcactcttgctgctggtgagtctctgatccacctctacgcagacgacaccattctgtatacttctgtccctttggacactgtgctaacaaacctccaaacgagcttcaatgccatacaacactccttccgtggcctccaactgctcttaaatgctagtaaaactaaatgcatgctcttcaaccgatttgtGCCAGCACCctcccgcccaactagcatcactactctggacggttctgacttagaatatgtggacaactacaaatacctaggtgtctggttagactgtaaactctccttccagactcacataaaacatctccaatccaaagttaaatttagaattggcttcctatttcgcaacaaagcatccttcacccatgctgccaacataccctcgtaaaactaaccatcttaccgatcctcgacttcggtgatgtcatttacaaaatagcctccaacaccctactcaacaaattggatgcagtctatcacagtgccatccggtttgtcaccaaagccccatatactacccaccactgcgacctgtacgctcttgttggctggccctcgcttcatactcgtcgccaaacccactggctccaggtcatctacaagaccctgctaggtaaagtcccccattatctcagctcgctggtcaccatagcagcacccacctgtagcacgtgctccagcaggtatatctctctggtcacccccaaagccaattcctcctttggccacctctccttccagttctctgctgccaatgactggaacgaactataaaaatctctgaaactggaaacacttatctccctccctagctttaagcaccagctgtcagagcagctcacagatcgctgcacctgtacatagcccatctataatttagcccaaacaactacctcttcccctgctgtatttatttatttatttattttgctcctttgcaccccattattctatttctactttgcacattcttccactgcaaatctaccattccaatgttttacttgctatattgtatttacctcgccaccatggccttttttgcctttacctcccttatctcccctcatttgctcacattgtatgtagacttatttttctgctgtattattgactgtatgtttgtttcacTACATGTGGTatactgtgttgttgtatgtgtctaactgctttgctttatcttggccaggtcgcaattgtaaacttgttctcaacttgcctacctggttaaataaaggtgaaataaatcaataaaaaataaaagagcaagAGATAATCAAAAGCCAGCGGATAATTTAAGTTCCCAAAAAGGCCACTAGATGTAATACTGAGAGATAAAGTGGATAGTAAAAATCCTATTATAGATGTATCTCTACTAGAACTACATGAGGTAAATGTAGAGTTAATATAAAGAGTGTATAATCTTAAGAAGCGAGCAATACAACCGTAAAAGGGCAAAAACAGATACATCAATATGCAACACTATATACATTGCACCAGGAGATGTCTGGAAAACAACTAGCTGTAAGTAAAAGGTACCT
This region of Salvelinus alpinus chromosome 8, SLU_Salpinus.1, whole genome shotgun sequence genomic DNA includes:
- the LOC139583134 gene encoding probable G-protein coupled receptor 132 isoform X2, with the translated sequence MHDPSVTQTSVAAINCSTDAPPCTPNYEEDRVPLVVLYSVVLVIGLPANIATVYLTFLQVRRKNVLGIYLLSLSVCDLMYLCTLPMWANYVNAGHQWRWSSMACKVTGYFFFNNMYISIFLLCCVSSDRYVAVVYAVESRGLRRQRLAVAVTVAIVLVVFVGHVPVFTMPEGDAAEGQRRCFEPGKGTSTVTGFNYARFVIGFLFPLVVLVVTNRAILANVQASTGLRQCQKERVRYLAFAVVVLFLVCFAPYHVILLLRAVTFHFTELQKCHFQESLYTPYTISLGLSTFNSAINPILYVLSSDNIRKELRRGLAGLRGRATLRPRSTDSSQHKMHNSKNSSEVAAATQEAEKHGR
- the LOC139583134 gene encoding probable G-protein coupled receptor 132 isoform X1, which translates into the protein MNTFYRFQETIQLNDIMHDPSVTQTSVAAINCSTDAPPCTPNYEEDRVPLVVLYSVVLVIGLPANIATVYLTFLQVRRKNVLGIYLLSLSVCDLMYLCTLPMWANYVNAGHQWRWSSMACKVTGYFFFNNMYISIFLLCCVSSDRYVAVVYAVESRGLRRQRLAVAVTVAIVLVVFVGHVPVFTMPEGDAAEGQRRCFEPGKGTSTVTGFNYARFVIGFLFPLVVLVVTNRAILANVQASTGLRQCQKERVRYLAFAVVVLFLVCFAPYHVILLLRAVTFHFTELQKCHFQESLYTPYTISLGLSTFNSAINPILYVLSSDNIRKELRRGLAGLRGRATLRPRSTDSSQHKMHNSKNSSEVAAATQEAEKHGR